A stretch of Zymoseptoria tritici IPO323 chromosome 1, whole genome shotgun sequence DNA encodes these proteins:
- a CDS encoding Serine/threonine protein kinase has protein sequence MSSAAVQPQSPHSHQQYGEHYTPTSAAHASAAPTTVSSPQSASRRPVGNTSGPNTPQQQQSQYSSAAMGSPRGQDSPGMNASTYAQFYPEPATSLPIRAATSYQSQSPNPAPASYDSRGYSSRPQSQSQSHAQTGYGSGSDSDRRRTTQPSREEQPGSGRSQRTRNAPTSSRSSTAVGQPPMGTDLPRENSAVINRIVVDDPQEDVARAEARKAEGRPLGTTNNMQDVAEAAPVQRSRQEHLKHGNSHKSKEVKFGDYILGQTIGEGEFGKVKMGWKKDSTVQVAIKLIRKESLAGNTTRLPKIYREIHILRELQHPNIVRLHEFVETERHMGIILEYASGGELFDYILNHRYLKDPAARRLFAQLVSGVGYLHKKGIVHRDLKLENLLLDRNKHIIITDFGFANTFNPEDELGEEAENRIGDKNYIKSQGLDKVIPWRDGRDGGHRRGDLMQTSCGSPCYAAPELVVSDGLYTGRKVDVWSCGVILYAMLAGYLPFDDDPANPEGDNINLLYKYIVSTPLTFPEYVTPHARDLLRRILVPDPRRRADLFEVARHSWLSEYTHVVGFIGSRVKSDVDPVSVRNDGEPQLGRSASVREPTTRGPADRSSMSAAKHAVMAGVGGDEANDMRNKTSRDQKRRTVQLEYVAPNVANPRGDSSQDLGGRKAVSQSAGTASRTRARADGHGPVEVTSSRQDGSMLPPSSRPQQRAVSDATTGFGTSAGSTARPTSMSGALGVPSRLPSRGNSYSQPSAAQPTTTTAQGKISQPKSGSGYMIAGGSAAGEAEPSTNATGRPSTGRKASGRSGAPSQQKSSSGHKRSSTLGSLADKVMNRNSSRRSTQQESAAAANEKRDRRYPPVSMKNAMPNADIEQPRPSTDGRRPSFGFNRKASKEGEASISSKRTSRRFSWLPGSLSMSNFGGKKDQNSDSGDDGYRPPRSQQSQQSRSSRPGSKGVALGRGESSSPAGSNTINHEERRGNPSNLRYDKALPPSPTQSGLAMNATPPLMQRKQFRDDGYGNNMLEQDPPERFYTPVQNPGSASEPNHGQQYVMAENGDWEEYDAVQQPQQIPQRRDQSLRPHQRRMGDAYDHGHGGSSSATRRVMDFFRRRGKDRGEL, from the exons ATGTCGTCGGCCGCCGTTCAACCGCAGAGCCCGCACTCTCACCAGCAATACGGCGAACACTACACACCCACCTCTGCCGCTCACGCCAGCGCCGCACCTACGACCGTGTCATCTCCACAATCCGCATCACGGCGGCCTGTAGGCAATACTTCAGGCCCAAACACTccccagcagcagcagtcaCAGTACTCCTCTGCAGCCATGGGCTCACCGCGCGGTCAAGATTCGCCCGGTATGAACGCATCGACCTACGCCCAATTCTATCCCGAGCCGGCAACGTCCTTACCCATCCGCGCCGCCACGTCCTATCAGTCTCAGTCGCCGAATCCCGCACCAGCATCGTACGATTCACGAGGATACAGCTCACGTCCGCAATCGCAATCGCAATCGCATGCACAGACTGGGTATGGAAGCGGGAGTGATAGCGATCGTCGGCGGACAACACAACCATCAAGGGAAGAGCAGCCAGGCAGTGGACGGAGCCAGCGTACACGCAATGCCCCTACATCTAGCAGATCATCCACGGCTGTCGGTCAGCCTCCCATGGGTACAGATCTACCGCGGGAGAACAGTGCTGTTATCAACCGTATCGTAGTTGATGATCCGCAGGAGGATGTGGCTCGGGCAGAAGCTCGCAAGGCCGAAGGCCGGCCACTGGGAACTACCAACAATATGCAGGATGTTGCAGAGGCGGCACCAGTACAGCGGAGCCGTCAGGAACATCTCAAGCACGGAAATTCGCATAAGAGCAAAGAGGTCAAGTTCGGCGACTACATCCTCGGTCAGACAATTGGCGAGGGAGAGTTCGGCAAAGTCAAAATGGGGTGGAAGAAGGATTCCACTGTCCAGGTTGCCATCAAGCTGATCCGAAAGGAAAGCCTCGCCGGAAACACTACTCGCCTTCCTAAGATTTACCGGGAAATCCACATCTTACGCGAGCTTCAACATCCCAACATTGTCCGCCTACACGAGTTTGTGGAGACGGAGCGACATATGGGCATCATTCTGGAATACGCCTCTGGAGGCGAGTTGTTCGACTACATTCTCAATCACCGCTACCTCAAAGACCCTGCAGCGCGGAGACTCTTTGCTCAACTGGTTTCTGGTGTTGGATACTTACATAAGAAGGGCATTGTTCACCGCGATTTGAAACTGGAGAATCTGCTATTGGACCGCAACAAGCACATAATAATCACCGACTTTGGATTTGCAAACACATTCAACCCCGAGGATGAGCTAGGTGAAGAGGCGGAGAATCGGATAGGCGACAAGAACTATATCAAGTCGCAAGGACTGGACAAGGTGATACCGTGGAGAGATGGCAGAGATGGAGGTCACCGGAGAGGCGATCTCATGCAGACATCGTGCGGAAGTCCATGTTACGCGGCTCCTGAGCTGGTCGTGAGCGATGGTCTCTACACTGGCCGGAAGGTGGATGTGTGGAGTTGCGGTGTCATTCTG TACGCCATGTTGGCAGGATACCTACCTTTCGACGACGATCCCGCGAATCCTGAAGGCGACAATATCAATTTGCTGTACAAGTATATCGTCAGCACTCCATTGACCTTTCCCGAATACGTCACACCACACGCTCGCGACCTCCTACGAAGAATACTGGTCCCGGATCCCCGACGAAGAGCAGACCTGTTCGAGGTCGCTCGTCACAGCTGGCTGAGCGAATACACACATGTTGTAGGTTTCATCGGAAGTCGGGTCAAGAGTGATGTGGATCCAGTCTCTGTGCGCAACGACGGTGAGCCACAACTCGGACGTAGCGCTTCGGTCAGGGAGCCAACGACTAGAGGCCCTGCGGACCGATCTTCCATGTCTGCAGCGAAGCATGCTGTCATGGCCGGTGTCGGTGGTGACGAAGCGAATGACATGCGGAACAAGACTTCCCGCGACCAGAAGAGACGGACAGTACAGCTGGAGTATGTGGCACCGAATGTTGCAAACCCGCGCGGAGACTCTTCTCAAGATCTTGGCGGTCGCAAGGCGGTGTCACAATCTGCTGGCACGGCATCGAGGACAAGAGCACGAGCAGACGGACACGGACCGGTCGAGGTTACATCGTCGAGGCAGGATGGCTCCATGCTTCCACCCTCGAGTCGACCGCAGCAAAGAGCTGTGTCAGACGCAACTACCGGTTTTGGAACGTCTGCCGGCAGCACAGCACGTCCTACCAGTATGAGCGGTGCGCTCGGTGTTCCTTCGCGGCTGCCATCACGAGGAAACTCGTACAGCCAACCGTCTGCTGCTCAGCCAACCACTACGACTGCCCAAGGCAAAATTTCTCAGCCAAAGTCTGGCTCAGGCTATATGATCGCGGGCGGGTCAGCCGCTGGCGAAGCAGAGCCATCCACAAACGCCACTGGGCGACCCAGCACTGGCCGCAAGGCCTCTGGACGATCAGGTGCACCATCGCAACAGAAGAGCTCGTCTGGGCACAAGCGGAGCAGCACATTGGGTAGCCTCGCGGACAAGGTTATGAACCGGAACAGCTCCAGACGCTCAACACAGCAGGAAAGTGCAGCGGCAGCAAATGAAAAGCGAGATCGCAGGTACCCGCCGGTCAGCATGAAGAACGCGATGCCGAATGCCGACATCGAACAACCACGTCCATCTACAGACGGACGTCGACCAAGCTTCGGCTTCAACCGCAAAGCATcgaaggagggagaagcaAGCATATCAAGCAAGAGGACCTCCAGACGCTTTTCGTGGCTGCCTGGCAGCTTGAGCATGAGCAACTTTGGCGGCAAGAAGGACCAGAACTCGGATTCTGGCGATGACGGGTACCGTCCTCCCCGATCGCAACAATCACAGCAATCTCGGTCTAGTCGACCAGGCAGCAAAGGTGTGGCCTTGGGGCGCGGAGAATCTTCTAGTCCGGCTGGTAGCAACACCATAAACCACGAAGAACGCCGCGGCAATCCTTCGAACCTACGTTACGACAAAGCCCTGCCGCCCTCTCCAACGCAGTCCGGACTCGCCATGAATGCCACTCCACCGCTTATGCAGCGCAAGCAATTCCGCGACGACGGTTATGGCAATAACATGCTCGAACAGGACCCTCCTGAGCGATTCTATACTCCCGTCCAAAATCCAGGCTCCGCCTCTGAACCAAACCACGGCCAGCAGTACGTCATGGCCGAAAACGGTGACTGGGAGGAGTACGACGCCGTCCAGCAGCCGCAGCAGATCCCGCAACGTCGCGACCAGAGTTTGAGACCTCACCAACGCCGCATGGGCGACGCCTACGACCACGGTCATGGAGGTAGTTCGAGCGCCACGCGTCGCGTCATGGACTTCTTCCGGCGTCGTGGGAAGGACAGAGGCGAATTGTAG